The following proteins come from a genomic window of Lolium rigidum isolate FL_2022 chromosome 5, APGP_CSIRO_Lrig_0.1, whole genome shotgun sequence:
- the LOC124654150 gene encoding UDP-glucosyltransferase UGT13248-like, producing MAAAASEHGSELHVLLLPYPSQGHINPILQFGKRLASHAGVRCTLAVTRFLLGQGRDPSPGAVHLAEISDGFDLGGFAEAAGDVTAYLSRLDAVGSRTVDELLQSEAAQGRPVHAVVYDAFVQPWAPGVARRRGAACASFFTQAPAVNVAYAHAWAGRIKAPLVGEVPPGLPGLPAGLEPADLPTFLTVPDDCPAYLDLLVSQFVGLDAADHVLVNSFHELQPQESEYMASMWGAKTVGPTVPSAYLDNRLPDDVSYGFHLHTPTTATTKAWLDAQAPRSVAYVSFGSIAAPGPEHMAEVAEGLYNSGKAFLWVVRALETSKIPEGFADRAGERGLIVPWTAQLEVLAHPAVGCFVTHCGWNSTTEALGAGVPMVGMPQWSDQPTNVKYIEDVWRVGVHARQDDGGVVRREEVERCVRAVMEGERSEEYTRNALEWKKKAMSAMGEGGSSDRNITEFLRELRSRKSEHSSLPEHP from the exons ATGGCTGCGGCTGCCTCAGAGCACGGCAGCGAGCTCCACGTCCTCCTGCTGCCGTACCCGAGCCAGGGCCACATCAACCCGATCCTCCAGTTCGGCAAGCGCCTCGCCTCCCACGCCGGCGTCCGGTGCACGCTCGCCGTCACGCGCTTCCTGCTCGGCCAGGGCCGAGACCCATCCCCAGGCGCCGTCCACCTCGCCGAGATCTCCGACGGCTTCGACCTTGGCGGCTTCGCCGAGGCCGCCGGAGACGTCACCGCCTACCTCTCCCGGCTGGACGCCGTCGGGTCCCGCACCGTGGACGAGCTGCTGCAGTCCGAGGCAGCGCAGGGCCGGCCCGTGCACGCCGTGGTGTACGACGCGTTCGTGCAGCCGTGGGCGCCAGGCGTGGCGAGGCGGCGCGGCGCCGCGTGCGCGTCCTTCTTCACGCAGGCGCCCGCCGTGAACGTGGCGTACGCGCACGCCTGGGCTGGGCGGATTAAGGCGCCGTTAGTCGGCGAGGTGCCGCCGGGGCTGCCCGGGCTGCCGGCCGGGCTCGAGCCGGCCGACCTGCCGACGTTCTTGACCGTGCCCGACGACTGCCCCGCGTACCTCGACCTGCTGGTGAGCCAGTTCGTGGGCCTCGACGCCGCCGACCACGTGCTCGTCAACTCCTTCCACGAGCTGCAGCCGCAG GAATCGGAGTACATGGCGTCGATGTGGGGCGCCAAGACGGTTGGTCCAACGGTGCCGTCGGCGTACCTCGACAACCGCCTGCCGGACGACGTCTCCTACGGCTTCCACCTCCACACCCCGACGACGGCCACGACGAAGGCGTGGCTGGACGCCCAAGCCCCGCGCTCCGTTGCGTACGTCTCCTTCGGCAGCATCGCGGCGCCGGGGCCAGAACACATGGCCGAGGTGGCGGAGGGCCTTTACAACAGCGGCAAGGCGTTCCTGTGGGTCGTGAGGGCCTTGGAGACCTCGAAGATCCCCGAGGGGTTCGCCGACAGGGCCGGCGAGAGGGGCCTCATCGTGCCGTGGACGGCGCAGCTGGAGGTGCTGGCGCATCCGGCCGTCGGGTGCTTCGTGACGCACTGCGGCTGGAACTCCACGACGGAGGCGCTGGGCGCcggcgtgccgatggtggggaTGCCGCAGTGGTCGGACCAGCCGACGAACGTGAAATACATCGAGGACGTGTGGCGCGTCGGCGTGCATGCGCGGCAGGACGACGGCGGGGTGGTGAGGAGGGAGGAGGTGGAGAGGTGCGTGAGGGCGGTGATGGAGGGAGAGAGGAGCGAGGAGTACACGCGGAATGCCCTCGAGTGGAAGAAGAAGGCCATGAGCGCCATGGGTGAAGGTGGCAGCTCCGACAGGAACATCACGGAGTTTCTTCGTGAGCTCAGGTCAAGAAAATCCGAGCACTCAAGCCTGCCGGAACATCCCTAG